One genomic region from Leishmania mexicana MHOM/GT/2001/U1103 complete genome, chromosome 15 encodes:
- a CDS encoding cysteine peptidase, Clan CA, family C19,putative: MESTNVGDTYAEDRSSNGAEGNRSMDTCRGSSLCSQLSSNGHGEDVHAQRSDRLAVTSSSSSDTTFADDEGDAPVSRRALRSRVGKAGSAADVAAGPSPADADDDEEAEIVPTAVGLINEGCTCYLNSLLQLLFHISYFRTAVYRIPVEDDDEPSVYKALQETFFQMQERTTPARTTVLTNAFGWGRKELYVQHDIQEMATLLRDNLEERMKGTVTEGAINQLFEGRGEQFVETLDKSYVSRRADTYYDVHIPLGQHSTLLGSLTSLTARDKLVGENKYRVEREGMPVVYMDAEKGYSYTRFPAVTWFHLKRFAMDLTSPTLEMRKVNTPLEFPVVLDLRSLEKPDAAAASDDGGGGVGGGSRLGSAVVPFSSDSLAIYDLQGVIVHRGTARSGHYYCYIREWDPVGQRFCRWLEYDDENVRQVPEDVAVRANYGRGTGSADSFRHDTSLMGGANAYILSYVRRADAAAILAPSPTDIVSDWVKEAMRRAIQEEERQLREAEEARLSVTMYCITDAALSKYCDSVCSTELFSRDTQQWRRLVDCVITVRKSDTLAAVYEALAAQPEMARRGVTASNCRLWRCSDGSALRPSIALPTYAENAEHNELAPQQPQECLRDFLTAEENNTALTMCLYVDQAKVPLPGLHGVTKEWGLIRSIQQDDTGRCYTVELSSPTEAKALHITLDHSEYAATVEYVVTTDTETLPVAMAAVTDSCNTVTLLLSESRRTVSVMLTCYMPNKRTVAVRNVHLELPFGHPLLHPAPAASTAALPVLPLVGYDRALIFFKYYDYSVNTIQYVGSRLIDKAAKTYCCGAVYRDFLGLLDDAAPSSSGAPVARSQPPPPSMFRFFLERGDHTPVELNEHLDLGDFKSGCVVVAQLRAIPASCRYLSILNYYRDTRNSLDVHIIEVERSHRANDDAYRQSTLERQRGAVAAATASSGVAKKERTSTGGATDAGPTAPPLHSAAPGGESEGATDASTTGAPPQGDSTALINSSESVTSDAKKPTTPSTGSTGDGAVTANTSTTCGATSSVSPTPALTMGTTRSSATAVANAAVEADPIRIAATLNPYEAVQLSTLHEISVATLPTEHSCRMLFSWNYEAVCTAIGRTIAFDPNRLQLYQCCSTGEPAPEVSPTPYSSRLTVADLLYLDSYNKTSVLYYERLAEAREQHQSVGVVTATLRDHAGHALHREAYSVNLASITRQGLVRRICESVPAWQREADVWGTMQDTLQSPHFTLSFVDSARHVIAAMHEVAMSKTGAEESALEASALRKFEVDIQAAAPLQGTEQRIACCHMNYSTHDRSTSLGQQQQRSAFGQPFLITIDRTTTVHEALDIMLQTTYLPKDALNNAEGFGVMMVAGQVYHFENWEEHVHLFWVHTKNTSQYVASLMLNHAKPREKPGSRYVAQHSPQLKISNK, from the coding sequence ATGGAGTCCACCAATGTGGGTGATACGTACGCGGAAGACCGGTCTTCGAACGGCGCGGAGGGGAATCGGTCGATGGACACCTGCCGAGGGTCGTCGCTGTGCTCACAgctcagcagcaacggccACGGCGAGGACGTCCACGCGCAACGCAGCGACCGCCTGGCCGTTACCTCCAGCAGTAGTAGCGACACCACCTttgcggacgacgagggcgacGCTCCTGTGAGTCGTCGTGCGCTCCGCAGCCGCGTGGGCAAGGCTGGGAGCGCTGCCGATGTCGCCGCTGGTCCATCCCCTGCGgacgcggacgacgacgaagaggcCGAAATAGTGCCGACAGCAGTGGGGCTCATCAACGAGGGCTGCACCTGCTACCTGAActctctgctgcagctgcttttCCACATCAGCTACTTCCGCACTGCGGTCTACCGCATCCCTGTCGAAGATGACGATGAGCCGTCAGTGTACAAGGCACTGCAGGAGACCTTCTTCCAGATGCAAGAGCGCACCACGCCGGCGCGCACCACCGTGCTGACCAACGCCTTTGGCTGGGGCCGCAAGGAGCTGTACGTGCAGCACGACATCCAGGAgatggcgacgctgctgcgcgacaacTTGGAGGAGCGGATGAAAGGCACCGTGACGGAGGGCGCCATCAACCAACTGTTCGAGGGGCGTGGCGAGCAGTTCGTGGAGACGCTAGACAAGTCGTACGTCTCTCGCCGCGCCGACACCTACTATGACGTGCACATCCCTCTTGGCCAGCACAGCACACTGCTAGGCAGTCTGACCTCACTCACCGCGCGCGATAAGCTGGTCGGCGAGAACAAGTACCGTGTGGAGCGGGAGGGGATGCCGGTGGTGTACATGGATGCCGAGAAGGGCTACAGCTACACTCGCTTCCCTGCCGTGACCTGGTTTCATCTGAAGCGCTTCGCCATGGACTTGACTTCCCCAACACTGGAGATGCGAAAGGTGAATACGCCGCTGGAGTTCCCCGTCGTCCTCGACCTGCGTTCCCTGGAGAAGCcggacgctgccgcagccagcgatgacggtggcggcggtgtgggtggtgggAGTCGGTTGGGCTCCGCGGTTGTCCCCTTCAGCAGCGACTCGCTCGCCATCTACGACCTGCAAGGGGTGATCGTACACCGTGGCACGGCACGCAGTGGCCACTACTACTGCTACATCCGGGAGTGGGACCCGGTGGGGCAGCGCTTCTGCCGTTGGCTCGAGTACGACGACGAGAACGTGCGTCAGGTGCCGGAGGACGTCGCGGTGCGCGCCAACTACGgccgcggcaccggctcGGCCGACAGCTTCCGCCACGACACGTCGCTCATGGGAGGGGCGAACGCTTACATCCTCTCCtacgtgcgccgcgccgatgcggcggcgattctcgcgccgtcgccgaccGACATCGTATCCGACTGGGTCaaggaggcgatgcggcgtGCCATCCAGGAAGAAGAACgacagctgcgcgaggccgaggaggccCGGTTGTCCGTCACGATGTACTGCATCACTGATGCCGCCCTCAGCAAGTACTGCGACTCCGTGTGCAGCACCGAACTTTTCTCCCGCGATAcccagcagtggcgccggcTCGTCGACTGCGTCATAACAGTTCGTAAGTCGGAcacgctggcggcggtgtacgaggcgctggccgcgcagCCGGAGATGGCGCGTCGGGGCGTGACGGCTTCCAACTGTCGCctgtggcggtgcagcgatggatcggcgctgcggccgtcCATCGCTCTTCCGACGTACGCGGAAAACGCGGAGCACAACGAACTcgctccgcagcagccgcaggaGTGTCTGAGGGATTTCCTCACCGCAGAGGAGAACAACACTGCGCTGACGATGTGCCTCTACGTCGACCAGGCGAAGGTGCCCTTGCCAGGGCTGCACGGCGTGACGAAGGAATGGGGCCTGATCCGCAGCATCCAGCAGGACGACACCGGCCGCTGCTACACGGTGGAGTTGTCGAGCCCaacggaggcgaaggcgctgcACATCACCCTCGACCACTCCGAATACGCGGCCACAGTCGAGTACGTCGTCACGACCGACACGGAGACGCTTCCCGTGGCGATGGCTGCCGTCACCGACAGCTGCAACACTGTCACCCTGTTGCTGAGCGAGTCGCGGCGGACGGTGTCGGTGATGCTGACGTGCTACATGCCCAATAAGCGGACGGTGGCCGTGCGCAACGTGCACCTCGAGCTCCCGTTCGGGCACCCCCTCCTGCACCCGGCCCCTGCGGCATCGACCGCCGCTCTACCGGTGCTGCCCCTCGTTGGCTACGACCGCGCCCTCATCTTCTTCAAGTACTACGACTACTCCGTCAACACTATCCAGTACGTTGGCAGTCGTCTCATCGACAAGGCAGCCAAGACGTACTGTTGCGGGGCCGTGTACCGCGACTTCCTCGGCCTGTTGGATGACGCGGCACCATCCTCATCCGGCGCCCCAGTAGCAAggtcgcagccgccaccgccgtcgatgTTCCGCTTCTTcctcgagcgcggcgaccACACCCCAGTCGAACTTAACGAGCACCTTGACTTGGGGGACTTCAAGTCCGGCTGCGtagtggtggcgcagctgcgagcGATCCCCGCCTCGTGTCGCTACCTATCTATCCTCAACTACTACCGCGACACGCGCAACAGCCTCGACGTGCACATCATCGAGGTGGAGCGCAGCCACCGAGCAAACGACGACGCGTACCGGCAGTCAacgctggagcggcagcgcggcgccgtggcggcggcgacagcgtcgTCCGGCGTAGCCAAAAAGGAGCGAACGTCGACAGGCGGTGCCACGGATGCCGGGCCGACAGCCCCGCCTCTGCACTCGGCGGCGCCTGGCGGGGAGTCCGAGGGGGCCACCGACGCCTCCACCActggcgcgccgccgcagggAGACTCGACCGCGCTGATCAACAGCTCCGAGTCCGTGACGTCGGATGCAAAGaagccgacgacgccgagcaCCGGTAGCactggcgatggcgccgtcaCAGCAAACACGTCCACGACGTGCGGCGCCACGAGCAGTGTGAGtccgacgccggcgctgaccATGGGCACcactcgcagcagcgccaccgctgtggcgaacgcagcggtggaggccGACCCGATtcgcatcgccgccaccctGAACCCGTACGAGGCGGTGCAACTCTCCACGCTACACGAGATTTCCGTGGCAACGCTGCCGACGGAGCACTCGTGTCGCATGCTCTTTAGCTGGAACTACGAGGCCGTGTGCACCGCCATCGGTCGCACCATCGCCTTTGACCCGAATCGTCTGCAGCTGTAccagtgctgcagcactggtgagccggcgccggaggtgtcgccgacgccgtACAGCAGCCGACTCACCGTGGCCGACCTCCTCTACCTGGACTCGTACAACAAGACCTCGGTGCTGTACTACGAGCGACTGGCTGAAGCccgcgagcagcaccagaGCGTTGgcgtcgtcaccgccacgCTGCGGGACCACGCGGGCCACGCACTGCACCGCGAGGCCTACAGCGTCAATCTCGCCAGCATCACCCGCCAGGGCCTCGTGCGTCGCATTTGCGAGTCCGTGCCGGCGTggcagcgcgaggcggaCGTGTGGGGCACCATGCAGGACACCCTCCAGTCACCGCACTTCACGCTGAGCTTTGTAGACTCAGCCAGGCACGTCATCGCGGCGATGCACGAGGTGGCCATGTCCAAGACCGGCGCCGAGGAGTCCGCGCTGGAGGCGTCGGCACTGCGCAAGTTCGAGGTGGATAttcaggcggcggcgccgctccagGGCACGGAGCAGCGGATCGCGTGCTGCCACATGAACTACTCGACGCACGACCGCAGCACGTCACTgggccagcagcagcagcgcagcgcttTCGGGCAGCCGTTTCTCATCACAATCGACCGCACCACGACGGTGCACGAGGCACTCGACATAATGCTGCAGACCACCTATCTACCCAAGGACGCGCTGAACAACGCCGAGGGTTTTGGGGTGATGATGGTGGCGGGGCAAGTATACCACTTCGAGAACTGGGAGGAGCACGTGCACCTGTTCTGGGTACACACCAAGAACACGTCCCAGTACGTCGCCAGCCTAATGCTGAACCACGCCAAGCCGCGCGAGAAGCCAGGTTCTCGCTACGTTGCCCAGCACAGTCCGCAGCTGAAGATCTCTAATAAGTag
- a CDS encoding mitochondrial DNA topoisomerase II has protein sequence MTDASKYKKLTPIDHVLLRPEMYVGSIETQPTSMYIFDPEKGKMVWETMRVNQGLLKIVDEILLNAADNITNSKGSVRQTYISINISDTGEITVENDGAGLPIVRSREHKMYIPEMVFGHLLTSSNYNNDSTSTTAGRHGYGAKLTNILSTKFSVVCRTDGREFHMSWTDHMRMATAPRVNRVDPKEKNVTRVKFMPDYAHFGFPSASISLDMKRVLHKRIMDLAAMFSKIEVRLNNVPFGFRSFTDYARLYSLSGLDGSMPPEPFVYTSSNGSVAYVPQLTQSPKRIVSVVNGVVTYNGGTHCNAAMDILDSCLDSLSKNFKKNGKVVDTNRVQRHFTVLVFLVQAQPKFDSQSKARLVSTVTMPRVPKNTLEKYLERMPFLEAHVNSMDDQLTNELNKEIGAGRRLSSKTLISSITKLVDATSSRSDGRNIRTLIITEGDSAKALALNSLSSEQKKYCGVFPLRGKLLNVRNKNLKRLKTCKELQDLFLSLGLELGKEYRTLAELRYQRLLVMTDQDADGSHIKGLVINAFESLWPKLLQNNPGYISLFSTPIVKIKVNGKSKEVIAFHSFRDFHRWQRAHPSARYTAKYYKGLGTSTTAEGKEYFADMEKNIMQLTVDARDHQLLDSVFDAAEVEWRKEWMTKANAFQGEIDIDRSKKMLTIPEFVHKEMVHFALVGNARAIPHCVDGLKPSQRKILWAMLRRHSSEASKVAQLSGYISEASAFHHGEASLQETIVKMAQNFTGGNNINLLVPEGQFGSRQQLGSDHAAPRYIFTKLSRFARLLFPEEDDPLLDYMDEEGTFVEPHHYVPILPMLLCNGAVGIGFGFATTIPAFHPLDVSAAVRAMINGESAKQVMRNLVPWAVGFQGTVRRGPDNEFIAVGKYTAHPNGRFHISEIPWMTSIEAFRLHISSLASADVVQRIADYSGANHIDIDLIVREGSLTTWAECETDLALAQRIYINGTVFSPTGTLSPIDSDLSPVLQWHYDRRLDLYKRRRTRKIGLMEMDLARLQSTRKFVEHFRQGQIDFLNATDDTLHKTCVKLGLVRVDESFDYILKKPITFFTRTSTEKLQADIAKTQAQIEELKRTTPVKMWLTELDKFDKTFQEYERVLINSIQKEQRSSSITGGVELPALRQPLLMLEASAKGATAYRVHACQYEKPPPSKRRPGESVGGTRSSDSAARGVGKRLVGSRAVLKNKKPVSRKSNVKVSLSTRVAQFAGAQLGRLLPHILL, from the coding sequence ATGACGGACGCTTCCAAGTATAAGAAGCTCACCCCGATCGACCATGTCCTCCTTCGGCCGGAGATGTACGTGGGCAGCATCGAGACCCAGCCCACGTCCATGTACATTTTCGATCCGGAGAAGGGCAAGATGGTGTGGGAAACGATGCGGGTGAACCAAGGCCTCTTGAAGATCGTGGACGAAATATTGCTCAACGCGGCGGACAACATCACCAACAGTAAGGGATCGGTGCGGCAGACGTACATCAGCATCAACATCTCCGACACGGGCGAGATCACGGTCGAgaacgacggcgccggcctCCCCATTGTGCGTAGCAGGGAGCACAAGATGTACATCCCGGAGATGGTGTTTGGCCACCTGCTGACCAGCTCCAACTATAACAACGACTCGACGTCGACGACAGCGGGTCGGCACGGCTACGGCGCCAAGCTGACGAACATTCTCTCCACGAAGTTCTCCGTCGTCTGCCGCACTGACGGCCGAGAGTTCCACATGAGCTGGACGGACCACATGcggatggcgacggcgccgcgcgtgaATCGAGTCGATCCGAAGGAGAAGAACGTGACACGCGTGAAGTTCATGCCAGACTATGCGCACTTTGGCTTCCCAAGCGCGTCCATCTCGCTCGACATGAAGCGGGTGCTGCACAAGCGCATCATGGACCTCGCCGCGATGTTCTCCAAGATCGAGGTGCGGCTGAACAACGTGCCCTTCGGCTTCCGCTCATTTACCGACTACGCGCGGCTCTACTCGCTGTCCGGCCTGGACGGGTCGATGCCGCCTGAGCCGTTTGTGTACACAAGCTCTaacggcagcgtcgcgtaTGTGCCGCAGCTGACGCAGAGCCCGAAGCGCATCGTCAGCGTCGTGAACGGCGTCGTCACGTACAATGGCGGCACGCACTGCAACGCCGCCATGGACATCCTAGACTCCTGCCTTGATTCGCTGAGCAAGAATTTCAAGAAGAACGGCAAGGTGGTGGACACAAACCGGGTGCAGCGACACTTCACGGTGCTCGTCTTCCTCGTGCAGGCGCAGCCGAAGTTCGACTCGCAGAGTAAGGCGCGGCTCGTGTCAACAGTAACGATGCCGCGCGTACCGAAGAACACGTTGGAGAAGTACCTTGAGAGGATGCCGTTCCTGGAGGCGCACGTGAACAGCATGGACGACCAGCTCACGAATGAACTGAACAAGGAGATCGGCGCCGGCCGGCGGCTGAGCAGCAAGACTCTCATATCCTCCATCACGAAGCTCGTCGACGCCACCTCGTCGCGGTCAGACGGCAGGAACATCCGCACGCTCATCATTACAGAGGGTGACTCTGCGAAGGCGCTCGCCCTCAACTCGCTCTCCAGCGAGCAGAAGAAGTACTGTGGTGTCTTCCCACTGCGTGGCAAGCTGCTGAACGTGCGGAACAAGAATCTGAAGCGGCTCAAGACGTGCAAGGAGCTGCAAGacctcttcctctcgctAGGGTTGGAGCTGGGTAAGGAGTACCGAACGCTGGCTGAGCTGCGCTATCAGCGGCTTCTCGTCATGACGGATCAAGACGCGGATGGTTCGCACATTAAAGGCCTCGTCATCAACGCCTTCGAGTCGCTGTGGccgaagctgctgcagaacaACCCGGGCTACATCTCCCTCTTCTCAACCCCCATTGTGAAGATCAAGGTGAACGGCAAGTCCAAGGAGGTGATCGCCTTCCACAGCTTCCGCGACTTCCACCGCTGGCAGCGGGCCCACCCGAGTGCGCGCTACACGGCCAAGTACTACAAAGGTCTCGGCACGTCGACCACGGCGGAGGGCAAAGAGTATTTTGCGGACATGGAGAAGAACATCATGCAGCTCACTGTCGACGCGAGGGACCACCAGCTGCTCGATAGCGTCTTCGACGCGGCCGAGGTGGAGTGGCGCAAGGAGTGGATGACGAAGGCAAACGCCTTCCAGGGCGAGATTGATATCGATCGAAGCAAGAAGATGCTGACTATTCCGGAGTTTGTGCACAAGGAGATGGTGCACTTCGCGCTCGTCGGCAACGCCCGCGCCATCCCGCATTGCGTCGACGGGCTgaagccgtcgcagcgcaaGATTTTGTGGGCAAtgctgcggcgccacagctCCGAGGCGTCgaaggtggcgcagctgtcgGGCTACATCTCAGAGGCGTCGGCGTTCCACCACGGCGAGGCCTCGCTGCAGGAGACCATCGTGAAGATGGCGCAGAACTTCACTGGGGGCAACAACATCAACCTGCTCGTGCCAGAGGGTCAGTTCGGCTCTCGACAGCAGCTCGGCAGCGACCACGCTGCCCCGCGCTACATTTTTACGAAGCTCAGCCGCTTTGCCCGCCTGCTGTTCCCCGAGGAGGATGACCCACTCCTGGACTACATGGACGAAGAGGGTACGTTCGTGGAGCCGCACCACTACGTTCCCATCCTGCCGATGCTGCTGTGTAACGGTGCGGTCGGCATCGGCTTCGGCTTCGCCACGACGATCCCAGCATTCCACCCGCTCGACGTCTCGGCCGCGGTGCGAGCCATGATCAACGGCGAGTCGGCCAAGCAGGTGATGCGCAACCTCGTGCCGTGGGCGGTGGGCTTCCAGGGCACGGTGCGGCGCGGCCCCGACAACGAGTTCATCGCGGTGGGCAAGTACACAGCGCACCCAAATGGTCGCTTCCATATTTCGGAAATTCCGTGGATGACGAGCATTGAAGCGTTCCGCCTGCACATCTCGTCCCTCGCCAGCGCGGATGTTGTGCAACGCATCGCCGACTACTCTGGCGCCAACCACATCGACATCGACCTCATCGTGCGCGAAGGCTCGCTGACGACATGGGCGGAGTGCGAAACAGACCTAGCACTGGCGCAGCGTATCTACATCAACGGCACCGTCTTCTCGCCCACCGGCACGCTTAGCCCGATCGACTCAGACCTCtcgccggtgctgcagtgGCACTACGACCGTCGCCTTGACTTGtacaagcgccgccgcacccgcaAGATCGGGCTCATGGAGATGGATCTCGCCCGTCTGCAGTCGACGCGCAAGTTCGTCGAGCACTTCCGGCAGGGCCAGATCGACTTCCTGAATGCAACAGACGACACGCTGCACAAGACATGCGTGAAACTCGGCCTCGTGCGCGTGGACGAGAGCTTCGACTACATCTTGAAGAAGCCTATCACCTTCTTCACCCGCACGAGCACCGAGAAACTCCAGGCGGACATAGCCAAGACGCAAGCGCAGATCGAGGAACTGAAGAGGACGACGCCGGTGAAGATGTGGCTGACGGAGCTCGACAAGTTCGACAAGACATTCCAGGAGTACGAGCGCGTGCTCATCAACTCGATTCAGAAGGAGCAACGCTCGTCTAGCATCACGGGCGGGGTAGAGCTGCCGGCGCTTCGGCAGCCTCTGCTGATGCTGGAGGCGTCTGCAAAGGGCGCGACGGCGTACCGCGTGCACGCCTGCCAGTAcgagaagccgccgccgagcaAGCGCCGCCCTGGGGAGTCCGTCGGCGGCACTAGGTCGTCGGATAGCGCTGCGCGCGGTGTGGGGAAGCGGCTGGTCGGCTCACGCGCAGTATTGAAGAACAAGAAGCCGGTGAGCAGGAAGAGCAACGTCAAGGTGAGCCTATCGACGCGGGTGGCGCAGTTTGCCGGCGCGCAACTCGGTCGTCTGCTGCCCCACATTTTGCTGTAA